In Tripterygium wilfordii isolate XIE 37 chromosome 23, ASM1340144v1, whole genome shotgun sequence, one genomic interval encodes:
- the LOC119993352 gene encoding lisH domain-containing protein C1711.05-like isoform X1, which yields MSGVNPNRLLLEFSSQASASQTSCKPSCLLLQASSSQSPRKSSCLASPLAFKPRQVLLAMTKKSQNGENNKIDSLKKDQKALLLRSVAQYLECSGFSKTLKKLLFEAKIEKDEVGCSSLNLEEMFCKYLETCDHADKNIVGHKEQEVWTDVASMAETTDKKKKRRDKCDNRDTVGTVGPAENYNDSSHIEMITDTWASELDVKPIKKDKNDKNSDFIGQGKESDKVRKEMANGTACESPDKKRKEKKKQKVKLNSESLNGNVESHEEKSKPVLSEKGGETDYVMENTSKAKKKKKNKLSDLDDVEQHGTEKEQLNEESKQVAGAEDSPVFNEIAGTAKDDIKISEHNVTCKENKGSKKRKRSVDEDSIPAEKPKRRMTDNSEVRDEAGQATKINGSMGTEAGGESDGQNGLGFISQENVDLKRNGDKSLQKTTKKQLNGSVEAKKPFQRVNVDEIVFRDERLQDNSYWAKDGAENGYGAKAQEILGQVKGRGFRHEKTKKKRGSYRGGQIDLHSHSIKFDASDDE from the exons ATGAGTGGCGTTAACCCTAATCGGCTGCTGCTCGAGTTTTCATCGCAAGCCTCGGCCTCGCAAACCTCCTGCAAACCTTCCTGCCTGCTGCTGCAAGCCTCTTCCTCGCAATCCCCTCGCAAGTCCTCCTGCCTCGCAAGTCCTCTtg CATTCAAGCCTCGACAAGTGTTGCTAGCAATGACGAAAAAGAGCCAAAACGGGGAAAATAACAAGATTGATAGCCTGAAAAAAGACCAGAAAGCGCTTCTACTTCGTTCAGTTGCTCAATATTTAGAATGCAGTGGGTTCTCCAAAACACTGAAGAAGCTTCTTTTTGAAGCAAAGATTGAG AAAGATGAGGTTGGGTGTTCCTCGCTGAATTTGGAAGAGATGTTCTGCAAGTATTTGGAGACATG TGATCATGCTGACAAAAATATCGTAGGCCATAAGGAGCAAG AAGTATGGACTGATGTTGCTTCCATGGCGGAAACCACtgataagaaaaagaagaggcgTGACAAATGTGACAACCGTGATACAGTTGGAACTGTGGGACCTGCTGAAAATTATAATGATTCTAGTCATATTGAGATGATAACAGATACTTGGGCTTCAGAATTAGATGTGAAACCTATAAAGAAAGATAAGAACGACAAGAATTCTGATTTTATTGGTCAAGGAAAGGAAAGCGATAAAGTAAGAAAGGAGATGGCTAATGGCACTGCGTGTGAATCACCAGATAAAAAAcgcaaggagaaaaagaagcagAAAGTCAAGTTGAATTCGGAATCTCTAAATGGTAATGTGGAATCTCATGAAGAAAAATCTAAACCTGTATTGTCAGAGAAAGGGGGAGAAACTGATTATGTGATGGAGAATACGTCAAAGgctaagaagaaaaagaaaaataagcttTCTGATCTTGATGACGTTGAGCAACATGGTACGGAGAAAGAGCAACTGAATGAAGAGTCTAAGCAAGTAGCTGGGGCAGAGGATTCACCAGTTTTCAATGAGATTGCTGGGACTGCAAAGGATGATATTAAAATTTCAGAACATAATGTGACTTGCAAAGAGAACAAAGGTtccaagaaaaggaaaagatctGTGGACGAGGATTCTATACCTGCAGAAAAACCAAAACGTAGAATGACAGATAACTCAGAAGTGCGTGATGAAGCTGGACAAGCTACAAAGATAAATGGGTCCATGGGAACTGAAGCTGGTGGGGAAAGTGATGGACAGAATGGCCTTGGTTTCATTTCTCAGGAGAATGTGGACCTGAAGAGAAATGGAGATAAATCTCTGCAGAAAACCACAAAGAAGCAATTGAATGGTTCAGTTGAG GCAAAGAAGCCATTTCAAAGGGTAAATGTTGATGAGATTGTCTTTCGAGATGAGAGGCTCCAAGATAATTCATACTGGGCTAAG GATGGTGCTGAGAATGGCTACGGTGCCAAGGCTCAAGAAATTCTTGGACAAGTTAAGGGGAG GGGTTTTCGACATGAGAAGACCAAGAAGAAGCGTGGCAGCTATAGAGGAGGTCAAATTGATCTGCATTCCCACTCTATAAAGTTTGATGCTTCTGATGATGAGTGA
- the LOC119993352 gene encoding lisH domain-containing protein C1711.05-like isoform X2, with protein MTKKSQNGENNKIDSLKKDQKALLLRSVAQYLECSGFSKTLKKLLFEAKIEKDEVGCSSLNLEEMFCKYLETCDHADKNIVGHKEQEVWTDVASMAETTDKKKKRRDKCDNRDTVGTVGPAENYNDSSHIEMITDTWASELDVKPIKKDKNDKNSDFIGQGKESDKVRKEMANGTACESPDKKRKEKKKQKVKLNSESLNGNVESHEEKSKPVLSEKGGETDYVMENTSKAKKKKKNKLSDLDDVEQHGTEKEQLNEESKQVAGAEDSPVFNEIAGTAKDDIKISEHNVTCKENKGSKKRKRSVDEDSIPAEKPKRRMTDNSEVRDEAGQATKINGSMGTEAGGESDGQNGLGFISQENVDLKRNGDKSLQKTTKKQLNGSVEAKKPFQRVNVDEIVFRDERLQDNSYWAKDGAENGYGAKAQEILGQVKGRGFRHEKTKKKRGSYRGGQIDLHSHSIKFDASDDE; from the exons ATGACGAAAAAGAGCCAAAACGGGGAAAATAACAAGATTGATAGCCTGAAAAAAGACCAGAAAGCGCTTCTACTTCGTTCAGTTGCTCAATATTTAGAATGCAGTGGGTTCTCCAAAACACTGAAGAAGCTTCTTTTTGAAGCAAAGATTGAG AAAGATGAGGTTGGGTGTTCCTCGCTGAATTTGGAAGAGATGTTCTGCAAGTATTTGGAGACATG TGATCATGCTGACAAAAATATCGTAGGCCATAAGGAGCAAG AAGTATGGACTGATGTTGCTTCCATGGCGGAAACCACtgataagaaaaagaagaggcgTGACAAATGTGACAACCGTGATACAGTTGGAACTGTGGGACCTGCTGAAAATTATAATGATTCTAGTCATATTGAGATGATAACAGATACTTGGGCTTCAGAATTAGATGTGAAACCTATAAAGAAAGATAAGAACGACAAGAATTCTGATTTTATTGGTCAAGGAAAGGAAAGCGATAAAGTAAGAAAGGAGATGGCTAATGGCACTGCGTGTGAATCACCAGATAAAAAAcgcaaggagaaaaagaagcagAAAGTCAAGTTGAATTCGGAATCTCTAAATGGTAATGTGGAATCTCATGAAGAAAAATCTAAACCTGTATTGTCAGAGAAAGGGGGAGAAACTGATTATGTGATGGAGAATACGTCAAAGgctaagaagaaaaagaaaaataagcttTCTGATCTTGATGACGTTGAGCAACATGGTACGGAGAAAGAGCAACTGAATGAAGAGTCTAAGCAAGTAGCTGGGGCAGAGGATTCACCAGTTTTCAATGAGATTGCTGGGACTGCAAAGGATGATATTAAAATTTCAGAACATAATGTGACTTGCAAAGAGAACAAAGGTtccaagaaaaggaaaagatctGTGGACGAGGATTCTATACCTGCAGAAAAACCAAAACGTAGAATGACAGATAACTCAGAAGTGCGTGATGAAGCTGGACAAGCTACAAAGATAAATGGGTCCATGGGAACTGAAGCTGGTGGGGAAAGTGATGGACAGAATGGCCTTGGTTTCATTTCTCAGGAGAATGTGGACCTGAAGAGAAATGGAGATAAATCTCTGCAGAAAACCACAAAGAAGCAATTGAATGGTTCAGTTGAG GCAAAGAAGCCATTTCAAAGGGTAAATGTTGATGAGATTGTCTTTCGAGATGAGAGGCTCCAAGATAATTCATACTGGGCTAAG GATGGTGCTGAGAATGGCTACGGTGCCAAGGCTCAAGAAATTCTTGGACAAGTTAAGGGGAG GGGTTTTCGACATGAGAAGACCAAGAAGAAGCGTGGCAGCTATAGAGGAGGTCAAATTGATCTGCATTCCCACTCTATAAAGTTTGATGCTTCTGATGATGAGTGA
- the LOC119992755 gene encoding uncharacterized protein LOC119992755: protein MGLALEGEGGEELVGGGWLQDPFKPKPCMQYGYGGGRSFTEKNEEQKRRIQKILDDSSSSSSSRDEFEDLLVMEYERKRFELKEGSTSCIGSRRRRSFIDRNPLQGHERIFNDYFAESPVYNDDMFRRRFRMNRALFLRIQYAIEIHEPYFQQNRNATGRLGLSSLQKITAAMRILASGVAADFMDEYWKNCLTAWKGMYTGHCHEPTIVLEVVASYDLWIWHAFFGLPGSHNDINVLERSPVFSELAQGRAPTVNYSINGHSYTMRYYLADGIYPSWATFVKSIPLPQTMKTKHFVRCQEGARKDVERAFGVLQSRFAIVHGPARYFETETLKDIMYACIILHNMIVEDERHLHVSQNFSFTYDQIDESPLPIEVPHDHAYELQDFINQHYLIRDRKVHAQLQGDLIEQLWNIYSES, encoded by the exons ATGGGGCTGGCTTTGGAAGGTGAAGGTGGAGAGGAATTAGTCGGCGGAGGATGGTTGCAAG ACCCTTTCAAACCTAAACCTTGCATGCAATATGGCTATGGTGGTGGAAGAAGCTTTACAGAGAAGAACGAAGAGCAGAAACGG CGTATACAAAAAATTTTAGACGATTCATCCTCAAGCTCTTCCTCTAGGGATGAATTTGAAGATCTTTTAGTTATGGAATATGAAAGAAAACGATTTGAGCTTAAAGAAGGATCAACGTCATGTATTGGTTCTCGTCGACGACGTTCGTTCATTGATCGTAACCCACTGCAGGGTCACGAACGCattttcaatgattattttgcaGAATCACCAGTCTATAATGATGATATGTTTCGAAGGAGATTTCGCATGAATCGAGCTCTATTTCTTCGAATTCAATATGCAATAGAGATTCATGAACCATATTTTCAACAAAACAGAAATGCAACTGGTAGATTGGGGTTGTCTTCTCTTCAAAAGATAACTGCAGCCATGAGGATTCTTGCTTCTGGAGTTGCTGCAGATTTCATGGACGAGTAC TGGAAGAATTGTCTGACTGCATGGAAAGGTATGTATACTGGACATTGTCATGAACCAACAATTGTTTTAGAAGTTGTTGCATCATATGATCTATGGATATGGCATGCATTCTTTGGACTACCAGGGTCTCATAATGACATAAACGTGTTAGAACGATCCCCTGTTTTTTCTGAACTAGCTCAAGGACGTGCTCCTACGGTTAACTATTCAATCAATGGTCATAGCTATACAATGAGATACTATCTAGCTGATGGTATATATCCTTCATGGGCCACTTTTGTGAAATCAATCCCCTTACCACAAACTATGAAGACCAAACATTTTGTAAGATGTCAAGAAGGTGCAAGAAAAGATGTGGAACGCGCATTTGGAGTGCTACAATCACGATTCGCAATAGTACATGGACCTGCTCGTTATTTTGAGACTGAAACACTTAAAGATattatgtatgcatgtataATCTTGCACAACATGATCGTTGAAGACGAGCGACATCTACACGTTTCACAAAATTTTTCCTTCACGTATGATCAGATTGATGAAAGTCCTCTGCCAATAGAAGTGCCACATGACCATGCATATGAACTTCAAGATTTTATAAATCAACATTATCTAATCAGAGATAGAAAAGTTCATGCTCAACTCCAAGGTGATCTTATCGAGCAGTTATGGAATATTTATAGTGAATCTTAA